GTTTGAAACGCAGCGGCAACTCGAAAAAATAGTTCTGTTGCAGATTGTGGATACCCAGTGGAAGGATCATCTTCTTTCCATGGATCACCTGAAAGAGGGTATTGGTCTGCGGGGTTATGGCCAGAAAAACCCCCTCAATGAATATAAGCGCGAAGGGTATGAGCTGTTTCAGAATGTGATTGAGGCCATAAAACGTCAGACGATTTCCAGCCTTATGCGGGTCCGGGTCGTTCACGAGGAAGAGGTTGAGCGGCTGGAAGAGGAGCGCAGGCGGCGACACGAGGAAGAGCAGCAACGCATGAGCAAAAGTTCGGGAGCGTCGGCTGAAGCTGTACAGCAACCATTGAGAAGGGAAGGGGAAAAGATTGGTCGTAATGCACCCTGTCCCTGCGGCTCAGGAAAAAAATATAAGAGATGTTGCGGCAGAGCCCGGTAAGCCTGCATTTCTCATGAACATTGTAACCGGCGGAAATCAGCCGTGGAGCTTCTCCGGATGCATCAGGTTGTCTTCCATATGCTTGAGTTCATCAATGCCTGATACAACAATTTTCGGATCGGGGGCAAGTTCTTTCCTGGGGAGTTTTCCTTCGTAATCCATCTGGCTGAGAATGAACTTCATACAGTTCAGTCTCGCCTGTTTTTTGACATCGGACCGGATGATTGTCCAGGGAGCAATTGTCCGGTTAGTTTCCGAGAGCATCTGGAATTTCCTGATGGAGTAGTTATGCCAGTATTCCTGGGCAAGATTGTCGACCGGTGAGAGTTTATACTGTTTCAGGGGATCTTTTTTTCGTGAATCAAACCGTTCCTTTTGTACCTCCTTGGATACAGAGAAGTAAAACTTAAAAAGCTTGATACCGTCTTTGACCAGCATCTCCTCAAGAAGAGGAACATCCTTTAGAAAACGTTTGTTCTGTTCATCCGTACAGAATCCCATTACCGGTTCCACCATGGCCCTGTTATACCAGCTTCGGTCGAAAATGACGATTTCCCCGGCGGCGGGCAGGTGGGGAATGTAGCGTTGGAAATACCACTGGGAAATCTCAGTCTCATTGGGTTTTGTCAGGGCGATGACTTTGGTGTTCCTGGGATTGAGATGAGCAATGATTCGTTTGATTGTACCTCCTTTTCCTGCAGCATCCCGACCTTCAAAAATTGCCAGGATACGCTTGCCTGTTGCCTTCATGGAGCTTTGCAGTTTCATAAGTTCTATCTGCAGCTTTTTCAGCTCGATCTCATAGGCAAGATGACTGTTTTTTATCCAGATAGCGGTTCTGTTATCTCCCTTTTTGGTGTGCAGGTTTTTAAACGCAGTCTCTTCCAGCAGTTTGATTTTTACAGGGGCCTGTTCTTTCTTGCTTTTACTGTGTTTTTTATTGCCTTTTTTACCCATGTGAATTTCCTTTTGTTATTTATGTCTGGAAAACGATTTCCAGAGTGACACCCGTTACGTTTTTTCTGCAAGGACCAGTATTATTATTTCAGTGCAGCACCGTATTTTTTCTTTTCCTTGGTCATAAGCTTATATTCCACATCACCGGGGATAACAATTTCAGGATCCACCTTGAAATTGAGTGTTCTTGACCTGCCCCGGTACTTGACGGCACTGAGGATCAGTTTCATGGTTTCCCGTCTTGCAAGGTGCTTGTTATCAGAGCGGATAACATACCAGGGTGATTTTTTCTTATGGGTTTTGCGTAACAGTATCCGTTTTTTCTCAGTGAATTCATCCCAGAGCTCCTGAGCCTGCAGGTCAACCTCACTGAGTTTCCACTGTCTGAGCGGGTCATTGCGGCGTCTTTCAAAACGCCTGGCCTGTTCCTCCTTGGATACGGAAAAGTAGAGTTTGAGGAGAATTGTTTTTCCACCGTCAAGGATGAAGTTTTCTTCATAGGTGGTGACTTTCTTTAAAAATCTTTTGTACTGGGCCTGGGTACAGAACCCCATGACAGGCTCCACCATTGCCCTGTTATACCAGCTTCGATCAAAGAGAACAATTTCTCCGGCGTGGGGAACTGCTCGATATAACGCTTAATGTGAAGTTCCGTTTTCTGGTATTCGTTCGGTTTTCCCAGGGCGATTACCCTGTAACGTTTTTCGTTCATATAGCGTGTGACACGCCTGATGGTTCCGCCCTTGCCGGAGGCATCCCGGCCGTCAAAGAGGACAATCATTTTTTTTCCTGTCCGCTCCAAATGTTCCTGCATCTTTATCAGTTCCGCCTGGTAGGGCTTGAGTTCTTCAGAGCAGTAATACTTGAGCAGGGCAGCTTCAACAATTTTTTCCTTGTGCTTTTCCCCAAGCAGCTTGGTGATGATCCGGCTCTTCGTGGTGGGCGTCTGGATTTTTTTGGATTTTTCAAACGATTTAACCACATCGCGGATTACGGCAGTTGTTCCCTTGCCGGGATCATACGGGCACGAAGGGCCGGCTTTCTTCTTTTTGGAATGTTTCTTTTTTGTCTTCATAAAATGGTACCGTTGTACGGGGAGGGGAGAGGGTTATCCCGGAAGAAACCGGTAGAAAATACCCTGACATTACCTGTAGTATAGTAAGAAAAAAAGGGACTGCAAGTGAAAAATCAATTGAATTTCAGGCCTGAGAGAAACATATGAGAATAAATCTCAGGGAGTTTTAACTTTGCAAGGGCGACTGTTGTTTCAATGATATCATAAGGTATTCTATGGTGGGTGACTTTAATATCATGGCCGGTAAGTGTCATGACGGCGAAACTGGCCCATGGGTTTCCGTCAAACATTCTTCCGACTGATCCCGGGTTGATGAAATGCACACCACCAAGAAATTTGTAATAGGGTGTGTGGGAGTGACCGGTAACAACAATTCTACAGTTGCTTTTTTCGGCCAGTTCGAGAAAACGGCTGTCCGGGTGTCTTGAAAAAGAAATTCATGGTGTGCTGCGGGACTGCCATGGAAGATGGCTGTGGAGTTCTCTTTTTCGAATACGATATGCAGTGATTTCGGCAATGATTGCAGATAGTCTGCCGATTTTCCAGTGAGATTATCCGCAGTCCAGGTATACATGATTCTCTTTTCAGGGTTTCTGGGTTTTTTGAAGGTCTTTCCTTTGAGAAGTTTCAGCACTTTTTTGTCGGTATTGCCGAGAATGGATAAGCTACGGTATTGTTGAAGCCAGGAGAGGGTTTCATTTGGAAAGGGACCATAGACAACGGAGTCGCCACAGTTGACAATGGCTTCAAAGTCATCCATGTTCAGACTGTCAACAACAGCCTTCAGGGCCGGAAAATTAGCGTGTATGTCGGAAAGAAGTAGTATCTTCAATGTATTACTTAGAGAAAATCATAAAATCGACATGAATTCAGCTTCCCTTTAAAGGAGTGGGGAGACAAGAAGTGATAAATTTTCCTTGAATTTTTCCACGATAGTTCTGTCGGCAAATGATGTGGTTTCTATCTCATGGGATTGATTGAGATAACCCATCTGGACAGCGTGTAGATCCTGGGTAAAATTTCTGCAGTAAATAAACAGTGTAGCTTCAAAATTGAGCCAGAAACTTCTCATGTCCAGGTTTACGGAGCCAAAGAGTGAAAGATCACCATCAACGGTTATTGTTTTGGAATGGAGCAGACCTCCCCGGAAAAGGTAAATTTTTACCCCCGATTCCGTCAATTCCTCGTAGCGGGCACGGCTTGCATACTTGACCAGTACGGAATCATTTTTTTCGGGAACTATGATTTTAACGTCAACTCCCCGTTGGGCTGCAGCTTTCAGGGCCATCAGGAGTGGTTCGTCAGGTATAAAATAGGGAGTGGTCATAATCAGCTCGTGTCTCGCCGCATATATTGTTGTAAGCAGAAGGGTATGGATAGCTTCTGGGGCGAAACCTGGACCGGAAGGGACAATCTGCACGGCCGATTCGCCGACGATTGGGCGCTGCCTGATATCGCCGACTCGCCGTACAGTTTCGACATCCTCAATAATTGACCGGGAGCGGAATTGGCCGACGTCGGCCTCCAGAAACCAGTCGCTGATAAATGTTCCTGCGAGGCTTTCAACGACGGGGCCTTCCACCCGTACCATTGTATCTACCCAGTTCCCCACACCGGCATCTATTTTAAAAACATCCGGATCAACCATGTTCTGGCTGCCCGTGTAAGCTACATCTCCGTCAATGACAACGATTTTCCTGTGGTTACGGATATCTATCCGGGAGAAAAAAACCATGAACAGGCCGGCCGGTAATGACTCCTGGATTTTGACCCCGGCGTTTTTCAGGGAGGTGGCCGTTTTGCTTTTGAGAAAATGCCGGCTGCCGATAGAATCAAGGAGAACCCGGCAGGTGACACCCCGGGACGCAGCCCGTATCAGGGCATGGGCAATCCTGTCGACTCTGCCTCCTTCTTCCCAGATGTAGAACTGCAGGTGACAGGTTGAGCGGGACTGGTCGATATCTTTTAAAATGGAAGTAAGGATATCTTCCGGGTTGTCAATCAGCTGCAACCGGTTTCCGGCCATTGCAGGAATGCCGATAAGTGTTTCCGCCTGCCGGTGAAGGGGTTCACATTCAGGGTTAAGGTGTTCCCAGGACACAGGGGCCCTTGCCCGCAATGATTTCAGCCAGTGTTGGTACTGATTGTAGGAAACCCTGGCTCTTTCTGAACGTCTTTCGGGAATACGGTTTTCCCCGAAAAGAAGGTAAAAAATGCCACCTATGAATGGGATCAACAGAATGACAATAAGCCACGCAAGGGAAACTCCATAGGGACGTTTGCGCATGATCACCCGAAGCGACAGAGTGATACGGATGAAGAAATCTGCAAGAAGTAGACTGGTTGAATAAATGGAGTAACTCCAGTGTGGTTCAGGAATAGTCATACATTTCAGACTGTTAATTCTTTTATGAATTCTGGTGTTTTTTCAGTGGATCAGGTTGGTTAATCTATAAAACGGGGAAAACACCATATTGGATCGGAAGAAGACATTAATTTGCAGCTATATTTTTTAACTGCCTGCTCCTTTCGTGAGATGACACCGGAACAGAATACCATATTAGTTGAAATTTTATATAAAAAACTTACAATTTAATACTAGCGTTATCAGCATCATAAGTGGTAGATTTTTAAATTAGAGCGAATCCGAACGGTGTCAAAAATGCATGCCGCCTTGCGGATTTTTAAATAAATTGCTGAATTACTCGATTTCCCGGCCTGTTATGCAGAAACCTAACGGGTAACATGAAAGAACTGTTCGGGAGATTCTTTTCCGGTGGGAGGACTGGCCGGATATCCACTTGTCTATGGAGTTTGAATGAACATTGAAGGTTTTTTGTTTTCCGCTGTTGAAGCCTCGGTAAAATACCCTGACAGGCTCGATCTTGGCCTTATTTTCAGTGATGAACCCTGTGTCACTGCTGGTGTTTTTACGACTAACCAGGTCAAAGCTGCCCCCGTTGTTATCGATATTGAGCGGCTCAAGGAGGGCAGGGCTCAGGCCATCCTGGTTAACAGTGGATGCGCCAATGCCTGTACCGGTGAAGAGGGCGAAAAGAATGCTCTGGCGATCAGTGCGTGTCTCGCGGAGACGTTGGGTATTCCTGATGAAATGGTGCAACTGGCCTCAACCGGAGTAATCGGTGAACAGCTTGATGTGGCTGCATTTGAAAAAAATATAACCAGGCTTGTTAAAGGACTGTCTTCCGACAATTTTGATAAAGTTGCGGAAGCAATTATGACCACCGACACCCGGCCCAAGGTTGCCTGTGATACAGTAAAAATAGGTGGCAGAGACGTCCGGATCATGGGAATGGCCAAGGGCGCAGGTATGATCATGCCCAACATGGCAACCATGCTCGCCTTTGTTGTCACCGATGCCCAGATCAGTTTTCCAGAGCTCCACAAATCACTGCTTTTCGGGGTGGAACGGACTTTCAACAGAATTACTGTTGACGGGGATACCAGTACCAACGACATGGTTCTGGTGATGGCCAACGGCAGAGCTGATAATCCGTGGATTGATGGTGATTCTCCTGACGACCAGCTTGTTTTTCAAGATGCCCTTGAAACGGTCCTGAAGGACTTGGCATTACAGATTGTAGCGGACGGAGAAGGAGCCACAAAGACAATTACTGTCCGTGTATGCGGGGCAAAAGAGGATGAGGAGGCGGAGACCATCGCCAGAACAGTGGCAACATCGAGTCTTGTTAAAACGGCTTTTTTCGGGGAAGACGCCAACTGGGGAAGAATTATGGCCGCGGTGGGCAGGGCCGGTGTACGGTTTTATCCCGAAAGAGTTGACCTGGCATTCGGTGATGTCCTTATTGTAAAAAACGGTCAGTTTCTCGGTAGTGAAGCGGAAAAAGCTGCGTCAGAGATTTTGAAGGAAAAGTCTTTTTCGATCTGTATAGACTTGAAGGACGGAACCGGGTGTGAAGAGGTGTACACCTGTGATTTTTCGGTAGATTATGTGAAAATTAATGCCGACTACAGATCTTGAGGTTTGCCAATGGCAGCCTGACAATCAACCGTAACGGAATATGTCCGGGTGAAAGAACTTTATCTAATACGACATGCCAAATCAAGCTGGGCTGATCCGGATCTTGATGATTATGACAGGCCCTGAATAAACGGGGCAAAATGAATGCACCGTATATGGCGGGCAGGATCTCCATGCGTAATATTTTTCCCGATCGCATTGTCTCCAGTCCTGCCCTGAGAGCACGAAAAACTGCGCGATCCATAGCTGCTGGAATTGGTTACAGAAAAGGGAAAATAATCTATGATCGAGGTCTCTATTTTTCAGGATTCAGCTATTTCCTCAGTGTCGCAGAATGTTATCTCAACAAGGTTGACAGGATTTTCATGGTCGGACATAATTCCGTAATTACCGATGTCGCCGAGTATCTCAGTGGAGAGACTTTTGATAATATTCCAACCTGCGGCATTGTGGGGATTGCGTTTCGTGGAAAAAGTGGGTTTCAACAGGCTGGTGGTAAAGGTTCTCTTCTGTTTTTTGATTATCCTAAAAAAATTTCTCTCTGAACACCGTTTTTGCCGGAGTTGGGATTTTCATTTCTTTTTGCAGTTAACAGTAATATCCAATTGTTACTGCGGTAAGCAAAGATTTTAAAACAAAATGAACACAATGTTCATGAAAAATGCGGGTTAAAGGGTTGTGTATGTTGTCTGGCGAAATACAATGTAGAAACTGTGTCCATTATTATATCACATATGACCCGGCAAAACCCCATGGCTGCCGAGCTGTCGGTTTTAAAAGCAGGCAGAATCCGGCCAAAGTTGTTTTTGCGAACTCGGGTATTTCCTGTCAGCTGTACACTCCTAAAGAAGGGAAGAGGAACCCTCCCTCAAGAGATTCAATAAAGGCATGAACAGAAAGTCCCTGAAGGAGAAGAGTCTTACGCTTCTTGTCGATACCTGGCAGACCAGCTGGGAGCTGTTGAAAATAACGGTTCCCGTCCTCATTGTCACCAGAATTCTTGAACAATTCGGGCTCGTGTCTTTTTTCAGTGTTGTTCTTGAGCCTGTAATGGGGGTCATGGGCCTTCCCGGCTCCCTTGGTCTTGTCTGGGCGACCGCCATGCTGACCAGTCTTTACGGGGGATTGCTGTTTTTGCGGTTCTGGCACCTTCCCTGGATTTGACTGTAGCCCAGATAACCGTTCTCTGTTCTGCCATGCTTATCGCCCATGCCCTCCCCATTGAGTTAAGTGTCAGTAAAAAAGCAGGGGCTTCCCTTATTCCTATCGGGCTGCTACGTCTTCTGGGAGCTGTCATTTACGGAATGATCCTGCATCATCTGAGTCTGTTTTTCGGTTTCTGGCAGGAAAAGGCGACAGTGTATTTCAAAGCTGCTGATACCAGTCAGACCCCGGTGGAGTGGGTGCTTGATCAACTGCAGAATATTGCACTGATTGTTTTGATAATTTTTTGTATACTCATAGTCATGCGTGTTCTGCGGGCCATTGGCCTTCTCACCTTGCTTGAAAAAATCCTGTCCCCGGTTCTGCCGGTTTTCGGTATGGGGCACAATGCTGCACCGGTAACTGTTGTCGGTATGGTAATGGGACTTGGATACGGTGGGGCCATGATTATCCGGGAAACGGCAAGGGGAAAGATGGGCCGGGAGGAACTTTTTTACTCTATGGTCATGATGGGATTGTGCCATGGACTGGTTGAGGATACGTTGCTGATGGTCGCCATTGGTGGCAAGATTACCGGAGTTTTCTGGGGAAGGATATTATTTTCACTTTTCGTTGTGTATTGTATTGTCCAATGTGGACGGGTTTTTTCCGGCAGACGGGTACGGACTGAAACCTAAATCCTGCACTTCGGGAATAAAGAAAAAATATTTATATTGTATAAACAGATAGTTATCATATTGCAGTAGGGGCTGTACTACTCACTATCAGAGTGAGATTGTTTTTTTCTTTATTCCCTTGCCCTAGGGGATTGGCAATTTTATCGAATCTGCTTCGTTATCAAGTGCTTGAAGTATGTTAATACGTCTGCGCCCTTGATGCCTCGCATCTCCGAAAAACTTGCCAATTGCAGGATTTAGCCCGCATTTTTCATCAGTTCAGGCGGCGTCAGCTACAAAATTTTCAAGAGTAAATAATAGTTGTCTATATTTACTGTTGAAATATTGCAGAAGATGGCGTCGCCTGGGCTGACCTTGGGTGAACATTGTGTCAATTTTGTTCGACTACTGATAATTGGCTAATTATTTGTATTCTACAGCTCATCTCAAAATTGACACAATGTTCATGAGAAATGCGGGTTAGGTGAAAATTGAACATGACGTATCACGTAACTAATCCGGTTACGATTCAGGAGGATGGAACAGAATATGGAATTTTCACGTTTTGGCAGGAAAATGACCAGTAATGCCGGAATACTCTCCCTTATGGATGATCTGGGAAAAGCACTTCTTTCCGGAGGAGAGAATATGATTATGATGGGAGGCGGTAACCCTGGAGTTGTACCCGAATTCAGGGAGACTGTTCAACAGAGATTGAGGACAATATGTGATGATTCCCGTCTTTTTCACCAGCTTACCGGAGTTTATGGCCCTCTCTGCGGAGATCATGGTTTCGTTGAAGGACTGGCATCCTTGTTGAACCGGGAACATGGATGGGATGTGGGACCGGAAAATATCTGCCTTACAAACGGCAGTCAGACTGCATTTTTTTATCTTTTTAATCTTTTTGGTGGTTTGTATGAAGATGGTCTCAGAAAGAAAATATGTTTGCCTCTGGCGCCGGAATACATAGGCTATGCTGATCTTGGGCTGGAAGAGGAATTGTTTGTCACGACCCGGCCGAGGATTGAATACCTGGATGATGGGATGTTTAAATACAGGGTCGATTTTGACGAGCTTGCCATAGGTGATGATATTGGGGCCATCTGTGTTTCCAGGCCGACCAACCCCACGGGGAACGTGGTAACTGACAGGGAGGTTGAGAAGCTTTCAAAACTTGCTGAAGAAAAAAATATTCCCCTCATCATTGACAGTGCCTACGGCCTGCCTTTTCCCTGTATGGTTTATACGGATGCCAGGCCCTTATGGAATAAAAATACGATAGTCTGTCTTTCCCTGTCAAAGCTTGGGCTTCCCGCCATCAGAACTGGCATTGTGGTCGCCGATGAAAACGTTGTCAAAGCCCTTGGCAGTATGAATGCCATAATGTCTCTTACGCCGACAAGTGTCGGGGCAACCCTGATGCGTGAAATTGTAAAAAGTGGGGAAATCGGGAAAATAAGCCACGATCTTATTCAACCTTTTTATAAAAGGAAAATGGAAAATGCACTCGGGGCAGTACGGGAGCAGTTCGCAGGTATTCCATGCCGTATACATAAACCTGAAGGAGCCATGTTTCTCTGGCTCTGGTTTGAAGATCTTCCCATTTCCAGTCTGGAGCTGTACGAGAGGTTGAAGAAAAGAGGTGTTCTGGTTGTTTCGGGACATTATTTCTTTCCGGGACTGCGGAGTGCCTGGAAACATAAGGATGAATGCCTGCGTGTGACCTATGCCCAGGATGATGATGCAATCAGAAGGGGAATTGCTATTATTGCGGAAGAGGTGAAAAAGGCATATTCAACTTCGACACCATGAATACATTATCTTGATAAACGGAGAATACCATTGAAGACAAGACTGCTGGTGATGTTGCACGCATTGTTTTTTTTGACTGCTCTTGGTCCGTCGGCTGGATGGAGCAAATGTTTGCAGGGAGACTGTCGGAACGGTAAAGGTGTGTATGTATCGGCGGATGGCAGGCACTATACGGGGGAATTCAAGAATGGTGCTCTCAATGGCCGGGGGAAACTGAAATTTGCTGATGGAACAGTTTATGAAGGACAGTTTCGAGACGGCAGGTTTCACGGTAAGGGAAAGATCGTCCATCCGGATGGTCGCACATACGATGGTCAGTTTTATAAAAATGTAATTCACGGGAAAGGTACCCTGGTACGGGCTGATGGCACTCAGTACATCGGTGAATTCAGCCTGGGGCAGTTTCACGGGAAAGGCGTTCTGTTTTCTCCGGATGGCAGGGAATACAACGGAGAATTCAGAAATAACATGATCGAGGGGAAGGGGAAGATCGTTTATGCCGACGGCAGCTGGTTTGACGGATTTTTCCATAATGGCAAACCCGATGGAATGGGGACCAGGAAATATGTCGACGGCAGCAGTTATTCTGGAGAATATCGCGGTTCGGCCAGGCATGGTTACGGGGTGTTTTACTCCCCCGGGGGGAAAAGTACGAAGGCATGTTTGTCAATGACCGTTACGAGGGAGAGGGAACCCTCCGGTACGCGGATGGCCGAAAATACACGGGAGAATTTAAAAACAATCTCTGTCATGGTCAGGGTACCATGGAATATGTGGATGGTTCCAGGTACCAGGGAGATTTTATAGAGGGACTGCCCCATGGCAAGGGACGGCACGAGTTTCCAGATGGTACCGTTTACGAGGGTGAATTTATCAAGGGAAAGAGAAGTGGTATGGGTGAACTCTTGTTTCCTGATGGTTCCAGGTATAAAGGAGAATTCGCCGATAACAGGATGCATGGCACGGGAACACTTGTCTACAAAGACGGTTCTGTTTTTACCGGCCAATTTGTCAACGGTCAGCCACAGCAGCAAGAGGGGGCAGCTGGAAAGCAAATTCGGACACCGGCGATGGTCGAAGGGAAGAAGACAGGGACGGACTCGAAACAGGTTCTGGCTCTGCAAACCGGCAAATATACTATTCGAAATGGTGTGGTTCTGGATACGACTCGGAATAATACACCACTTACAGGCAGTGCTCATATTGTTTTTCCTGATGGCAGGGAATATCGGGGGCAATTTAAAAATGGGTTGATGCATGGCCCGGGAATGCTTGAATTACCCAGTGGAGACAGCTATGTCGGTGATATGAGAAATGGTAAAATTGAGGGGTATGGTATCTTTCATCATAAAGACGGCAGGGAATATAAAGGCGATTTTGTAGCTGGCAGGAAACAGGGCAGCGGTATCTTCACTTACCCGGACTCCACCCGTTATGCTGGCGAATTCAAGGATGATCTGTTTTCCGGCAGGGGAGAGTATTTTTTTTCCGATGGTAGTCATTACAAGGGAGAATTTGCCCATGGCAGTTTCCAGGGAATCGGGGAATTGATCTACCCGGACGGCAGTGTATACAGGGGGGAGTTCAAAGATGATCTTCCCCACGGTGAGGGTATTCTGGTTTCGAGTGACGGTAGTCGTTATGAAGGAGAATTCAGGTTCGGGGCTCGTGATGGCAAGGGCACATTCACTCAAAAGGATGGGCGCGTTTTTAAAGGGATTTTCAAAAAGGATGAATTGGTAAAGAGGGAATTCTGATTAACTGCTGCCACTTACGAATTTTTTAAAGTATGCCTGGTAAAGCACGTACATCTTCAGACTCATAACTGTCAGGCTGGGTTGGGTACGTAATTGAATTTGATAATCAAGAAAACCGGGTAAAAACCACAGGGCCATCACGGATTAAGAAAATATATATTTCCGGTTATATGGAGTGGGAAGACGGATAATACAGGAAAAGAGACAGAAAATGCG
The DNA window shown above is from Desulfomarina profundi and carries:
- a CDS encoding SEC-C metal-binding domain-containing protein; translated protein: MISRAIENAQRKVEGHNFDIRKHLLEYDDVMNIQREVIYQQRREILEGDNVSEVVQDMIEDLVDDVVTQFYQDRIDSEEWDWKGFKVAMEETFHNVPEWPEDELKGLKYDSFKEKTLSFVQEAYKAQDEQNGFETQRQLEKIVLLQIVDTQWKDHLLSMDHLKEGIGLRGYGQKNPLNEYKREGYELFQNVIEAIKRQTISSLMRVRVVHEEEVERLEEERRRRHEEEQQRMSKSSGASAEAVQQPLRREGEKIGRNAPCPCGSGKKYKRCCGRAR
- the ppk2 gene encoding polyphosphate kinase 2, translated to MGKKGNKKHSKSKKEQAPVKIKLLEETAFKNLHTKKGDNRTAIWIKNSHLAYEIELKKLQIELMKLQSSMKATGKRILAIFEGRDAAGKGGTIKRIIAHLNPRNTKVIALTKPNETEISQWYFQRYIPHLPAAGEIVIFDRSWYNRAMVEPVMGFCTDEQNKRFLKDVPLLEEMLVKDGIKLFKFYFSVSKEVQKERFDSRKKDPLKQYKLSPVDNLAQEYWHNYSIRKFQMLSETNRTIAPWTIIRSDVKKQARLNCMKFILSQMDYEGKLPRKELAPDPKIVVSGIDELKHMEDNLMHPEKLHG
- a CDS encoding metallophosphoesterase family protein; this encodes MSFSRHPDSRFLELAEKSNCRIVVTGHSHTPYYKFLGGVHFINPGSVGRMFDGNPWASFAVMTLTGHDIKVTHHRIPYDIIETTVALAKLKLPEIYSHMFLSGLKFN
- the cls gene encoding cardiolipin synthase; translation: MTIPEPHWSYSIYSTSLLLADFFIRITLSLRVIMRKRPYGVSLAWLIVILLIPFIGGIFYLLFGENRIPERRSERARVSYNQYQHWLKSLRARAPVSWEHLNPECEPLHRQAETLIGIPAMAGNRLQLIDNPEDILTSILKDIDQSRSTCHLQFYIWEEGGRVDRIAHALIRAASRGVTCRVLLDSIGSRHFLKSKTATSLKNAGVKIQESLPAGLFMVFFSRIDIRNHRKIVVIDGDVAYTGSQNMVDPDVFKIDAGVGNWVDTMVRVEGPVVESLAGTFISDWFLEADVGQFRSRSIIEDVETVRRVGDIRQRPIVGESAVQIVPSGPGFAPEAIHTLLLTTIYAARHELIMTTPYFIPDEPLLMALKAAAQRGVDVKIIVPEKNDSVLVKYASRARYEELTESGVKIYLFRGGLLHSKTITVDGDLSLFGSVNLDMRSFWLNFEATLFIYCRNFTQDLHAVQMGYLNQSHEIETTSFADRTIVEKFKENLSLLVSPLL
- the argJ gene encoding bifunctional glutamate N-acetyltransferase/amino-acid acetyltransferase ArgJ yields the protein MNIEGFLFSAVEASVKYPDRLDLGLIFSDEPCVTAGVFTTNQVKAAPVVIDIERLKEGRAQAILVNSGCANACTGEEGEKNALAISACLAETLGIPDEMVQLASTGVIGEQLDVAAFEKNITRLVKGLSSDNFDKVAEAIMTTDTRPKVACDTVKIGGRDVRIMGMAKGAGMIMPNMATMLAFVVTDAQISFPELHKSLLFGVERTFNRITVDGDTSTNDMVLVMANGRADNPWIDGDSPDDQLVFQDALETVLKDLALQIVADGEGATKTITVRVCGAKEDEEAETIARTVATSSLVKTAFFGEDANWGRIMAAVGRAGVRFYPERVDLAFGDVLIVKNGQFLGSEAEKAASEILKEKSFSICIDLKDGTGCEEVYTCDFSVDYVKINADYRS
- a CDS encoding SixA phosphatase family protein — encoded protein: MNKRGKMNAPYMAGRISMRNIFPDRIVSSPALRARKTARSIAAGIGYRKGKIIYDRGLYFSGFSYFLSVAECYLNKVDRIFMVGHNSVITDVAEYLSGETFDNIPTCGIVGIAFRGKSGFQQAGGKGSLLFFDYPKKISL
- a CDS encoding nucleoside recognition domain-containing protein, which produces MNRKSLKEKSLTLLVDTWQTSWELLKITVPVLIVTRILEQFGLVSFFSVVLEPVMGVMGLPGSLGLVWATAMLTSLYGGLLFLRFWHLPWI
- a CDS encoding nucleoside recognition domain-containing protein, translated to MTVAQITVLCSAMLIAHALPIELSVSKKAGASLIPIGLLRLLGAVIYGMILHHLSLFFGFWQEKATVYFKAADTSQTPVEWVLDQLQNIALIVLIIFCILIVMRVLRAIGLLTLLEKILSPVLPVFGMGHNAAPVTVVGMVMGLGYGGAMIIRETARGKMGREELFYSMVMMGLCHGLVEDTLLMVAIGGKITGVFWGRILFSLFVVYCIVQCGRVFSGRRVRTET
- a CDS encoding valine--pyruvate transaminase encodes the protein MEFSRFGRKMTSNAGILSLMDDLGKALLSGGENMIMMGGGNPGVVPEFRETVQQRLRTICDDSRLFHQLTGVYGPLCGDHGFVEGLASLLNREHGWDVGPENICLTNGSQTAFFYLFNLFGGLYEDGLRKKICLPLAPEYIGYADLGLEEELFVTTRPRIEYLDDGMFKYRVDFDELAIGDDIGAICVSRPTNPTGNVVTDREVEKLSKLAEEKNIPLIIDSAYGLPFPCMVYTDARPLWNKNTIVCLSLSKLGLPAIRTGIVVADENVVKALGSMNAIMSLTPTSVGATLMREIVKSGEIGKISHDLIQPFYKRKMENALGAVREQFAGIPCRIHKPEGAMFLWLWFEDLPISSLELYERLKKRGVLVVSGHYFFPGLRSAWKHKDECLRVTYAQDDDAIRRGIAIIAEEVKKAYSTSTP
- a CDS encoding MORN repeat-containing protein — translated: MFVNDRYEGEGTLRYADGRKYTGEFKNNLCHGQGTMEYVDGSRYQGDFIEGLPHGKGRHEFPDGTVYEGEFIKGKRSGMGELLFPDGSRYKGEFADNRMHGTGTLVYKDGSVFTGQFVNGQPQQQEGAAGKQIRTPAMVEGKKTGTDSKQVLALQTGKYTIRNGVVLDTTRNNTPLTGSAHIVFPDGREYRGQFKNGLMHGPGMLELPSGDSYVGDMRNGKIEGYGIFHHKDGREYKGDFVAGRKQGSGIFTYPDSTRYAGEFKDDLFSGRGEYFFSDGSHYKGEFAHGSFQGIGELIYPDGSVYRGEFKDDLPHGEGILVSSDGSRYEGEFRFGARDGKGTFTQKDGRVFKGIFKKDELVKREF